One window of the Actinomycetota bacterium genome contains the following:
- a CDS encoding CoA-binding protein: MITVGFDFEEIDAIINARSLAIVGASAKPVKFGSLFTATQLTFGFKGPVWLVNPGEKEILGRPVYPDLRSLPEVPDLVYLTIPAHRSMDILEDCADLGVKGVIIMAAGFREAGGEGAALEAKALRLAREGGFRIVGPNCFGIYNPRNRLALLPGHDFSDRPGDVAYISQSGGFSVHVGRQCKSLGIDFSAIVSYGNGADLNEIELLRYFAADPQTSIIGAYLEGTTDGRLFAAALAEAASRKTVVIWKVGKSESSSRAVTSHTGSMAGSSMIWEGLLRQCDAIEVSGVDETCDVLLALKHLGRRPGRRLFITGGGGGLGTYAADLAEEEGLEVPPLLEETASRLRAVLAAPGAAVGNPTDIGTPLVPLPVFEAVMETAASDPGTDILIFDLALNFGYGLGGEEGLIAAADVLVRARRKSGKPVVLVLYSRANGLEDLHFEEILRRLRSRLLQEGVLVFPSMQRAMRALALING; encoded by the coding sequence GTGATAACGGTGGGATTCGACTTCGAGGAGATAGACGCCATCATCAACGCCCGCTCCCTGGCCATCGTGGGCGCTTCCGCCAAACCGGTGAAGTTCGGCTCCCTCTTCACCGCCACCCAGCTCACCTTCGGGTTCAAGGGCCCGGTGTGGCTGGTCAACCCCGGGGAGAAGGAGATACTGGGGCGGCCGGTCTATCCCGACCTGAGGTCCCTCCCGGAGGTGCCGGACCTCGTCTACCTCACCATCCCCGCCCACCGCTCCATGGACATCCTCGAGGACTGCGCGGACCTGGGGGTGAAGGGGGTCATCATCATGGCGGCGGGCTTCCGCGAGGCGGGCGGCGAGGGAGCGGCGCTGGAGGCGAAGGCGCTGCGCCTGGCACGGGAGGGGGGATTCCGCATCGTGGGGCCCAACTGCTTCGGCATCTACAATCCGCGCAACCGCCTGGCGCTGCTGCCGGGACACGATTTCTCTGACAGGCCGGGCGACGTCGCCTATATCTCCCAGAGCGGAGGTTTCTCGGTGCACGTCGGTCGCCAGTGCAAGAGCCTGGGTATCGACTTCAGCGCCATCGTCAGCTACGGGAACGGGGCCGACCTCAACGAGATCGAGCTCCTGCGCTACTTCGCGGCCGACCCGCAGACCTCCATCATCGGCGCCTACCTGGAGGGGACCACGGACGGCAGGCTCTTCGCCGCGGCACTGGCCGAGGCCGCCTCCCGCAAGACGGTGGTGATCTGGAAGGTGGGCAAGAGCGAGTCCTCCTCGCGCGCCGTGACATCTCATACAGGTTCCATGGCGGGTTCTTCCATGATATGGGAAGGCCTGCTGCGCCAGTGCGACGCCATAGAGGTCTCCGGGGTGGACGAGACCTGCGACGTGCTCCTCGCCCTCAAGCACCTGGGAAGGAGACCGGGGCGCAGGCTCTTCATCACCGGCGGCGGCGGAGGCCTGGGCACATATGCCGCGGACCTCGCGGAGGAAGAGGGTCTCGAAGTGCCGCCGCTCCTGGAGGAGACCGCCTCCCGCCTGCGCGCGGTGCTCGCCGCACCCGGGGCCGCGGTGGGAAACCCCACCGACATCGGCACCCCCCTGGTGCCCCTGCCCGTCTTCGAGGCGGTCATGGAGACGGCCGCTTCCGATCCCGGCACGGACATCCTCATCTTCGACCTCGCCCTCAACTTCGGCTACGGGCTGGGCGGGGAGGAGGGGCTCATCGCAGCCGCCGACGTCCTGGTCCGCGCGAGGCGGAAGAGCGGCAAGCCGGTGGTGCTGGTCCTCTATTCGCGAGCCAACGGCCTCGAGGACCTGCATTTCGAGGAGATCCTGCGGCGCCTGCGCTCGCGCCTGCTGCAGGAGGGTGTGCTGGTATTTCCTTCCATGCAGCGCGCCATGCGCGCCCTGGCGCTGATCAACGGCTGA
- a CDS encoding amidohydrolase: MRWESGKTRKNGDGIPWVDPHVHILPPRRMRGLIRWVKGFTPGFPVSEDISGEEILSDLRASEIPFFFNLIFPLWEEETADLNRFNRDLCAGIEEAIPFGSLHIDTPDKERETRRCLEEYGFLGMKLHPFAQRFPAFVPEMRPLFEVLEEHGKPLLVHTGFDDFYGMYMDLEAMEKTIRDFPRMQVVAVHSLFPRFELAYRWLEEYPNFWLDMTNTISCMRMYEELRGGREDLPPLASSLEVEAVEKNHAFFYRLFEDFPERIMYGTDFPAGFGYHPALLEDLRFFSFPRRVEEQLLFGTVCRLVSLCGGPDLAARLPGTTG; this comes from the coding sequence ATGAGATGGGAGAGCGGCAAGACGAGGAAGAATGGGGACGGCATCCCCTGGGTGGACCCCCACGTGCATATCCTGCCGCCGCGGCGCATGCGCGGACTCATACGCTGGGTGAAGGGCTTCACGCCGGGGTTTCCCGTCAGCGAGGACATCTCCGGGGAGGAGATCCTGTCGGACCTGCGCGCTTCCGAGATCCCCTTCTTCTTCAACCTTATCTTTCCCCTCTGGGAGGAGGAGACCGCCGATCTCAACCGCTTCAACCGCGATCTGTGCGCGGGCATAGAGGAGGCCATCCCCTTCGGTTCTCTGCACATCGACACCCCCGACAAGGAGAGGGAGACCCGCCGCTGTCTCGAGGAATACGGGTTTCTGGGCATGAAGCTGCACCCCTTCGCCCAGAGGTTCCCGGCCTTCGTTCCCGAGATGCGTCCCCTCTTCGAGGTGCTGGAAGAGCATGGAAAACCCTTGCTGGTGCACACCGGCTTCGACGATTTCTACGGCATGTACATGGACCTGGAGGCCATGGAAAAGACCATACGCGACTTCCCCCGCATGCAGGTGGTGGCGGTGCACTCGCTCTTCCCGCGTTTCGAGCTCGCCTACAGGTGGTTGGAAGAATATCCTAATTTCTGGCTGGACATGACCAACACCATCTCCTGCATGCGCATGTACGAGGAGCTGCGCGGAGGCCGCGAGGATCTGCCCCCCTTGGCCTCCAGCCTCGAGGTGGAAGCGGTGGAGAAGAACCACGCCTTTTTCTACCGGCTTTTCGAGGACTTCCCAGAGCGCATCATGTACGGCACGGACTTCCCCGCGGGCTTCGGCTATCATCCCGCGCTTCTGGAGGACCTGCGTTTCTTCTCCTTTCCGCGCCGGGTGGAGGAGCAGCTGCTCTTCGGGACCGTCTGCCGCCTCGTCTCCCTCTGCGGTGGGCCCGACCTTGCGGCGCGCCTCCCGGGGACCACGGGCTGA
- a CDS encoding creatininase family protein — protein MGGKRFELAEMTGPEVDALDPGKTLFVLALSPLEVHGPHLPLGTDVWMAEEVRERALRKLAERRPELDFVILPSCYLGSDTIPGSMEIDSRAVNLMLRGVATFLADRGFKYLLVTDNHGGPRHQIATAKAVRRMYERRGFHIVAPFLSFFRRMVELDPALLARLGAGEGACGDPQDSHAGLNETSLMLSSYPDRVRPSWKELPRVSINTRRWPYLLLGALGKALRALGLGEMGDDVAYVGLMLSWVTEKHPSNYIGEPRAATPEAGERMLDAFSDEAVERVEAALRGERPYHTPLGWSLRAIEPSR, from the coding sequence ATGGGCGGAAAGCGTTTTGAGCTGGCCGAGATGACGGGACCCGAGGTCGATGCCCTCGATCCCGGGAAGACCCTGTTCGTCCTGGCCCTGAGCCCCCTGGAGGTGCATGGGCCACACCTTCCCCTGGGAACCGACGTGTGGATGGCGGAGGAGGTGAGGGAACGCGCCCTGCGCAAGCTGGCGGAAAGGCGCCCGGAGCTGGATTTCGTCATCCTGCCCTCCTGCTACCTGGGAAGCGACACCATCCCGGGTTCGATGGAGATCGACAGCAGGGCCGTAAACCTCATGTTACGGGGGGTCGCGACCTTCCTCGCGGACCGGGGGTTCAAATATCTCCTGGTCACCGACAACCACGGCGGCCCGCGCCACCAGATAGCCACCGCCAAGGCGGTGCGACGCATGTACGAAAGGCGCGGATTCCACATCGTCGCCCCCTTTCTCTCCTTTTTCCGCCGTATGGTGGAGCTGGACCCGGCCCTCCTGGCCCGGCTGGGGGCGGGCGAGGGGGCATGCGGAGACCCCCAGGACAGCCACGCCGGCCTCAATGAGACCTCCCTCATGCTGAGCTCTTATCCCGACAGGGTACGGCCTTCTTGGAAAGAACTGCCACGAGTGTCCATCAATACCCGCAGGTGGCCCTACCTCCTGCTGGGAGCCTTGGGGAAAGCCCTGCGCGCCTTGGGCCTGGGAGAGATGGGGGACGACGTGGCCTATGTGGGGCTCATGCTCTCCTGGGTCACGGAGAAGCACCCCTCCAACTACATCGGCGAGCCCCGTGCTGCCACGCCGGAAGCGGGCGAGCGTATGCTGGACGCTTTCAGCGACGAGGCGGTGGAGAGGGTGGAGGCGGCGCTGCGCGGGGAACGTCCCTACCATACCCCCCTGGGATGGTCGTTGCGCGCCATCGAGCCCAGCCGCTGA
- a CDS encoding CocE/NonD family hydrolase — protein sequence MMEIRSRRRVAFACLAVALLLLSAVAGCGKAAEPEKVSRPGEYSGFSEPLYASWDTTSLYVPVRDGTRIAVDVYRPADGPQEKLPAVLVMTPYHRASVNNGEVMDLTSKLDSPFRTLLSYGYVVVCADIRGTGASYGTRFGIFSPIEVQDGSDLVDWIAEQDWCDGNVGMMGQSYLAIIQFMNASNRNPHLKCIIPRYAALDLYDFVYPGGILDFNFVEVYDVAMKLLNGNRSAPALGVYPSKPVDEDTDGSMLAEATREHEANTDLVELAGRMPFRDSVVEAPWGEPVGYPVASPSGHLEEIEASGVAIYNMGGWLDCYSTDTISFQETLRNESKTLIGDYDHTQGFDAFATECVRFFDRYLKGIDNGIDREPPYYIYTTGSGVWSFLEEWPPEGQTAAEWYFDAGGGLVDGMTAAEGVDEYVVDYTATSGKNSRWLAMTGRPSVYEDRSEEDLKCLTYTSAPLEEDLEVTGHPVLRLQVASTATDGDFFVYLEDLAEDGHAQYKSEGQLRASLRKTGKRPWLPDLPYHPCMQADAQPLVPGERTELAITLFPVSHVFKKGHRIRVSLAGADRDNFRTPELAPPPVWKVYRGGAEGSRMEMPVIRRG from the coding sequence ATGATGGAAATCCGGTCGAGGCGGCGGGTTGCTTTCGCCTGCCTGGCGGTGGCGCTCTTGCTGCTTTCCGCGGTCGCCGGGTGCGGCAAGGCTGCGGAGCCCGAAAAGGTGAGCAGGCCGGGAGAGTACTCGGGATTCTCGGAACCCCTGTACGCCTCGTGGGATACCACCAGCCTGTACGTGCCCGTGCGGGACGGCACCAGGATCGCGGTGGACGTTTACCGCCCCGCGGACGGCCCGCAGGAGAAACTGCCGGCCGTTCTGGTCATGACCCCTTACCACCGGGCCAGCGTGAACAACGGCGAGGTCATGGATCTCACGAGCAAACTGGATTCCCCTTTTCGCACCCTCCTCTCCTACGGGTACGTGGTGGTGTGCGCGGACATCCGGGGCACTGGCGCCTCCTACGGGACCCGTTTCGGGATCTTCTCGCCCATCGAGGTCCAGGATGGGAGCGACCTCGTGGACTGGATCGCAGAGCAGGACTGGTGCGACGGCAACGTGGGCATGATGGGGCAGTCGTACCTGGCCATCATCCAGTTCATGAACGCCTCCAATCGCAATCCCCACCTCAAGTGCATCATTCCGCGCTACGCGGCCCTTGACCTCTACGACTTCGTGTATCCCGGCGGCATACTGGATTTCAACTTCGTCGAGGTCTATGACGTGGCCATGAAGCTCCTCAACGGCAACCGCAGCGCACCGGCGCTGGGGGTATATCCCAGCAAGCCGGTGGACGAGGACACGGACGGGAGCATGCTGGCGGAGGCCACCAGGGAGCATGAGGCCAATACCGACCTCGTCGAGCTGGCAGGCCGCATGCCCTTCCGCGACAGCGTGGTGGAGGCGCCCTGGGGAGAGCCCGTGGGATACCCCGTCGCCAGCCCCTCCGGGCACCTCGAGGAGATCGAGGCCTCGGGGGTGGCGATATACAACATGGGGGGTTGGCTCGACTGTTACAGCACCGATACCATCTCCTTCCAGGAAACCCTCCGTAACGAGAGCAAGACCCTCATCGGAGATTACGACCACACCCAGGGCTTCGACGCTTTCGCAACCGAATGCGTGCGCTTCTTCGACCGCTACCTTAAAGGCATCGATAACGGGATAGACAGGGAGCCGCCGTATTACATCTACACCACCGGAAGCGGAGTGTGGAGCTTCCTCGAGGAGTGGCCGCCCGAAGGCCAGACGGCGGCGGAATGGTATTTCGATGCCGGCGGCGGGCTGGTGGATGGCATGACCGCCGCCGAGGGGGTGGACGAGTACGTCGTCGATTACACCGCCACCAGCGGGAAGAACTCCCGCTGGCTGGCCATGACCGGCAGACCGAGCGTTTACGAAGACCGCTCCGAAGAGGACCTGAAATGCCTCACCTACACCAGCGCGCCCCTGGAGGAGGACCTCGAGGTCACCGGCCATCCGGTCCTGCGCCTGCAGGTCGCCAGCACCGCCACCGACGGCGATTTCTTCGTCTACCTGGAGGACCTGGCGGAGGACGGCCACGCGCAGTACAAGTCCGAGGGCCAGCTGAGGGCCTCGCTGCGGAAGACGGGGAAACGCCCCTGGCTTCCCGACCTGCCCTACCACCCCTGCATGCAGGCGGACGCGCAGCCGCTGGTGCCGGGGGAGAGGACCGAGCTCGCCATAACGCTGTTTCCGGTCTCGCACGTCTTCAAGAAGGGACACAGGATTCGCGTCTCCCTCGCCGGCGCCGATAGGGACAATTTCAGGACGCCGGAGCTGGCGCCCCCTCCGGTCTGGAAGGTCTACAGGGGCGGCGCCGAGGGGTCGCGCATGGAGATGCCGGTGATCCGGCGCGGTTGA